The following coding sequences lie in one Camelus bactrianus isolate YW-2024 breed Bactrian camel chromosome 8, ASM4877302v1, whole genome shotgun sequence genomic window:
- the LOC141578301 gene encoding uncharacterized protein LOC141578301: protein MPAARPAPPRPGPAAEPAALRARPALSALGRRRRAAAPAAAPAAAPAAAAAPRPLPSAPRGPQPPPPRLLAPQPGAFRGPTSRRSPQPPAPPRPAALGALAAAAAAPSPPPPARPGPARPGPSHVRPLLPPRPARGCRPSPSPPSPPGGPFPLRRTLHPGGPSLPTSHPPRCPSPVPLPPAVDPRCPAPSALPPPPPPWGSPPLLPPPPSTPPGGPSPPPLPPRCPSFPSPPPPSGGPHPLPLLLPGGPLPRPCPELPPGCVAVRGEGPGLSPRVPCSQSPRRPPLFSVRGLELSGLRNHLPRNVFFPKTSSACSRLGSVSTSAAVRAQILTRTSSRSGLGM, encoded by the coding sequence ATGCCTGCCgcccggcccgccccgccccgccccggcccggccgccGAGCCCGCCGCCCTGCGCGCCCGCCCGGCCCTCAGCGCCctgggccgccgccgccgcgccgccgcccccgccgccgctcccgccgccgctcccgccgccgccgcagcccctCGGCCGCTGCCCTCCGCCCCACGCGGCCCTCAGCCGCCGCCACCCCGCCTCCTGGCGCCGCAGCCCGGCGCGTTCCGCGGCCCCACCTCTCGCCGCTCCCCTcagcccccggccccgccccggcccgccgCCCTGGGAgcgctcgccgccgccgccgccgccccctccccgccgcccccggcccggcccggcccggcccggcccggcccctcaCACGTCAGACCTCTCCTCCCACCGCGCCCCGCCCGGGGctgccgcccctccccctcccctccctctcctcccggggGTCCCTTCCCCCTCCGCCGCACCCTCCATCCCGggggtccctccctccccacctctcacccTCCTAGGTGTCCCTCCCCCGTTCCCCTCCCTCCCGCGGTCGATCCCCGCTGCCCTGCCCcctccgccctgccccctcctcctcctccctggggctccccccctctcctcccccctcctccctccactcctcCCGGGGGTccctcccctccgcccctccctcccaggtgtCCCTCCTTCccgtcccctcccccgccctccggaggtccccaccccctgcccctcctccttcccgggggtcccctcccccggccctgccctgagCTCCCCCCGGGCTGCGTCGCCGTGCGCGGTGAGGGCCCCGGGCTCTCTCCTCGGGTTCCCTGTTCCCAGTCGCCGCGTCGTCCGCCTTTGTTCTCCGTTCGCGGTCTCGAGCTCTCGGGGCTCCGGAACCACCTGCCGCGGAATGTGTTCTTTCCAAAGACATCCTCAGCTTGCTCTCGTTTGGGAAGTGTATCCACATCTGCCGCAGTGCGCGCCCAGATCCTAACACGCACGAGCTCCCGGTCTGGCCTTGGAATGTAG